One part of the Glycine max cultivar Williams 82 chromosome 14, Glycine_max_v4.0, whole genome shotgun sequence genome encodes these proteins:
- the LOC100778555 gene encoding glucose-6-phosphate isomerase 1, chloroplastic produces MLQGTRSALYANNRESITVTVQEVTPRSVGALIALYERAVGIYASLVNINAYHQPGVEAGKKAAGEVLALQKRVLAVLNEASC; encoded by the exons ATGCTACAG GGAACAAGGTCAGCCCTGTATGCCAATAACCGTGAATCCATCACTGTCACAGTGCAAGAAGTGACACCCAGATCAGTTGGTGCCCTTATAGCCCTTTATGAACGGGCAGTTGGAATATATGCCTCGCTTGTTAACATAAATGCTTATCACCAACCTG GTGTGGAAGCTGGTAAGAAAGCTGCAGGAGAAGTGTTAGCACTTCAGAAGCGGGTATTGGCAGTGCTAAATGAAGCAAG CTGCTAG